Proteins co-encoded in one Pseudoliparis swirei isolate HS2019 ecotype Mariana Trench chromosome 7, NWPU_hadal_v1, whole genome shotgun sequence genomic window:
- the LOC130197437 gene encoding gastrula zinc finger protein XlCGF57.1-like: MSSVENMRKFVHERLTAAAEEIFGVFEKTIFEYQEEVDRQRRLLDIVWKPEIKLHRTELPEQHVCKEEEEEEVLSEQQLCIQERSSSLDQEDPVPPQTKKEQEELCTSPEGEQLELKQEKETFMLTPTHEETDHSEPEPTTDHQLGAESPDRKGSEHEDSESTRNPEPEPKKIDPKNRSHCDDENLLKIPNDTQIGKALFQCDTCGNTFKCRSGLSIHLRTHTGEKPLSCTLCGKRFSGTSKLNAHTRIHTGEKPFTCKTCGKDFISSYHLKSHMRTHTGEKPFSCKTCSRNFGKSSHLTVHMRTHTGEKPFSCKTCSRNFGRSSHLTVHMRTHTGEKPFSCKTCGKDFQNSYHLKSHMRTHTGEKPFSCKTCGKDFISNAKLKVHTRTHTGEKPFSCKTCGKDFISNAHLKVHTRTHTGEKPFSCKTCSRNFVKSSHLTVHMRTHTGEKPFSCKTCGKDFISDANLKVHTRTHTGEKPFSCKTCSRNFVKSSHLTVHMRTHTGEKPFSCKTCGKDFISNANLKVHTRTHTGEKPFSCKTCSRNFGKSSSLTVHMRTHT, encoded by the exons ATGTCGTCAGTTGAGAACATGAGAAAGTTTGTCCACGAGCGGCTGACTGCTGCTGCGGAAGAAATATTCGGAGTTTTTGAAAAAACTATCTTCGAGTACCAGGAAGAGGTCGACCGTCAGCGCAGACTGCTGGACATCGTTTGGAAACCTGAAATAAAGCTACACAGAACAG AGCTCCCAGAGCAACATGTctgtaaggaggaggaggaagaggaggttctctctgagcagcagctctgtattcaggagaggagctccagtctggaccaagaggacccagTGCCTCCACAGACCAAAAAGGAACAAGAGGAACTCTGCACCAGTccggagggagagcagcttgagctgaagcaggagaaggagaccttcatgttgactcctACTCATGAGGAAACGGACCACAGTGAGCCAGAACCCACAACTGACCACCAGCTCGGAGCTGAGAGCCCAGATCGTAAAGGAAGTGAGCATGAAGACTCTGAATCAACCAGAAATCCAGAGCCAGAACCAAAGAAAATAGATCCCAAAAATAGAAGTCACTGTGACGATGAGAACTTGTTAAAGATTCCCAATGATACTCAAATTGGGAAAGCACTTTTCCAATGTGATACATGTGGAAACACATTCAAGTGCAGGTCAGGTTTGTCTATACACCTGAGAacccacacaggtgagaagcccCTTTCTTGCACATTATGTGGAAAACGATTTAGTGGGACATCAAAATTGAATGCTCATACAAGAATCCACACTGGCGAGAAGCCATTTActtgcaaaacatgtggaaAGGATTTTATATCTAGTTATCACTTGAAAagccacatgagaacacacacaggtgagaagccattttcttgcaaaacatgttcGAGGAATTTTGGAAAAAGTAGTCATTTGACAgtccacatgagaacacacacaggtgagaagccattttcttgcaaaacatgttcGAGGAATTTTGGAAGAAGTAGTCATTTGACAgtccacatgagaacacacacaggtgagaagccattttcttgcaaaacatgtggaaAGGATTTTCAAAATAGTTATCACTTGAAAagccacatgagaacacacacaggtgagaagccattttcttgcaaaacatgtgggAAGGATTTTATATCTAATGCTAAATTGAAGgtccacacaaggacacacacaggtgagaagccattttcttgcaaaacatgtggCAAGGATTTTATATCTAATGCTCACTTGAAGgtccacacaaggacacacacaggtgagaagccattttcttgcaaaacatgttcAAGGAATTTTGTAAAAAGTAGTCATTTGACAgtccacatgagaacacacacaggtgagaagccattttcttgcaaaacatgtgggAAGGATTTTATATCTGATGCTAACTTGAAGgtccacacaaggacacacacaggtgagaagccattttcttgcaaaacatgttcAAGGAATTTTGTAAAAAGTAGTCATTTGACAgtccacatgagaacacacacaggtgagaagccattttcttgcaaaacatgtgggAAGGATTTTATATCTAATGCTAACTTGAAGGTCCACACAAGGACACATAcgggtgagaagccattttcttgcaaaacatgttcGAGGAATTTTGGAAAAAGTAGTAGTTTGACGgtccacatgagaacacacacgtga